In a single window of the Nodularia spumigena CCY9414 genome:
- a CDS encoding DUF4351 domain-containing protein: MSFDNLCKLLSEKYPQQFATWVLGTPQTDVTVLKTELSIEPIRADYVTLLQIEGRILHLEFQTKIESTPPLPLRMLDYWVRLYRLYRLPITQVVVLLLPPKDNTEIPNAFEVENTRHEYRVIKMWEENPEPFLENAALLPLASLAASNQPQVLLEQIVQRVNQLETTQRPEISAYTQILAGLKFRKDLIRTLFREGMMRESVIYQEILEEGEQRGEKKGEQRGRLEGEQRERTLVLRQLARKVGELSSNIREQLQTLSLEQLENLGEALLDFTSVSDLENWLAQN; this comes from the coding sequence ATGTCCTTTGACAATCTTTGCAAACTGCTTTCGGAAAAATATCCCCAACAATTCGCCACTTGGGTGCTAGGAACACCACAAACAGATGTGACAGTCCTCAAAACCGAATTAAGCATTGAACCCATCCGTGCTGATTATGTCACTTTGTTACAGATTGAAGGTAGAATTTTACACTTAGAATTTCAAACCAAAATCGAATCCACACCACCCCTACCTTTGCGAATGCTCGATTATTGGGTGCGGTTATATCGGTTGTATCGATTACCAATTACCCAAGTAGTAGTTTTATTATTACCTCCCAAAGATAACACTGAAATTCCTAACGCCTTTGAGGTAGAAAATACCCGTCACGAATATCGTGTAATTAAGATGTGGGAAGAAAACCCGGAACCATTTCTAGAGAATGCAGCCTTGTTACCATTAGCATCATTAGCAGCCAGTAATCAACCCCAAGTGTTGCTAGAACAAATTGTGCAACGAGTTAACCAATTAGAAACAACACAGCGACCGGAAATTTCTGCCTATACGCAAATCTTAGCCGGGTTAAAATTTAGAAAGGATTTGATTAGAACATTGTTTCGGGAGGGTATGATGCGAGAGTCAGTCATTTATCAGGAAATTCTCGAAGAAGGGGAACAACGAGGCGAAAAGAAAGGGGAACAGCGAGGACGACTAGAAGGGGAACAGCGAGAACGAACTCTCGTTTTACGTCAACTTGCTCGCAAGGTGGGAGAATTATCATCTAACATCCGCGAACAACTGCAAACTTTATCTTTAGAACAATTAGAAAATCTGGGTGAAGCTTTACTGGATTTTACCAGTGTGTCTGATTTGGAGAATTGGTTAGCTCAGAATTAG
- a CDS encoding substrate-binding domain-containing protein, translating to MVKQDELRNKLKQTRIRLGMSQQDLANLANVTRQTISGVESGQYAPSTTIALRLAKALGCQVEDLFWLEQDLPEIAATPAYNVPLGQRLRLILAQVGNQWIAHPLIGQNAFRTEMIPADGEGDRLPGTKTMVVKLLDDPGNLHQTVILAGCAPALSLWARAAERWHPNLRVHWTLDNSMTALHRLRRGEVHFAGMHLYDPHTGEYNTPFVRSVLKDTAVVLINLGVWEEGMLTQPNNPLGLKTIADLAQTGVTIVNRETGSGSRQVLERSLQDASIPFTAVKGFEQIVNGHLEVAQAVATGRVTSGISTASVATAFGLGFIPLQQSRYDLAVLKSYLDEAPVQKLLGTLGHRRVLSQLEAIGGYNTSQTGEVVATIEPQ from the coding sequence GTGGTAAAACAGGACGAACTTCGCAACAAATTAAAACAAACCAGAATCCGCTTGGGTATGAGTCAGCAAGACTTGGCTAACTTGGCTAATGTTACCCGACAAACTATTAGCGGTGTCGAGTCGGGACAATATGCACCATCCACTACTATAGCCCTACGGTTGGCAAAAGCCTTGGGTTGTCAAGTGGAAGATTTATTTTGGTTAGAGCAGGATTTACCAGAAATAGCAGCCACACCAGCCTATAATGTGCCATTAGGTCAGCGTCTGCGGCTGATTTTGGCTCAAGTGGGTAATCAATGGATTGCTCATCCTTTAATTGGGCAAAATGCTTTTCGTACAGAAATGATACCAGCTGATGGCGAAGGCGATCGCCTACCCGGTACAAAGACAATGGTCGTCAAGTTACTAGATGACCCCGGAAATTTACATCAAACAGTCATTTTGGCAGGTTGTGCGCCGGCTTTATCCTTATGGGCGCGGGCTGCTGAACGTTGGCATCCTAACCTCAGAGTACACTGGACATTAGATAACAGTATGACCGCATTGCATCGACTGCGCCGGGGAGAAGTTCACTTTGCAGGGATGCATCTATATGATCCCCACACTGGAGAATATAATACTCCCTTTGTGCGTTCAGTTCTCAAAGATACGGCGGTTGTATTAATTAACCTCGGCGTTTGGGAAGAGGGAATGCTCACTCAGCCAAATAACCCTCTAGGATTGAAAACTATTGCAGACTTAGCCCAAACAGGTGTCACCATTGTTAACCGTGAAACAGGTTCAGGGAGTCGCCAAGTATTAGAGCGATCGCTCCAAGATGCAAGTATACCATTTACCGCCGTCAAAGGATTTGAGCAAATTGTCAACGGACATTTAGAAGTCGCCCAAGCAGTCGCCACCGGCCGAGTTACATCTGGTATCAGCACAGCATCTGTAGCCACCGCCTTCGGCTTAGGATTCATCCCCTTACAACAATCACGATATGATTTAGCAGTTCTCAAATCATACTTAGATGAAGCTCCCGTACAAAAATTACTCGGCACATTAGGACATCGGCGCGTACTCTCACAGCTAGAAGCCATCGGCGGTTATAATACCAGTCAAACGGGGGAAGTAGTCGCCACAATTGAGCCTCAATAA
- a CDS encoding HAD family hydrolase codes for MLTNIKALNVLSSYRAVIFDMDGLLFDTESIARWAWKQALKDHGYIMNDDLYMQFVGRDLTWREKLLKKIYGDSLPFESVTVQRIEIGDERELREGLPMKPGVLDLLYTLSDLGVVIALATGTAHTRAMRRLKNAGINQYFTTIVTSADVAEGKPAPDIFLEVSRRLNVEPVQCVVFEDSFVGVEAAFQAGMCPIMVPDIEQPSAEIRRLAYRVLDSLEETRELLPELFGEPIKN; via the coding sequence ATGTTAACAAACATCAAGGCGTTGAATGTGTTATCAAGTTACCGAGCCGTAATTTTTGATATGGATGGTCTACTTTTTGATACGGAAAGTATTGCGCGATGGGCTTGGAAACAGGCTCTCAAAGATCATGGCTATATCATGAACGACGATTTATATATGCAGTTTGTCGGGCGAGATTTGACATGGCGGGAAAAATTACTCAAGAAAATCTACGGGGACAGTCTACCTTTTGAGTCTGTGACAGTCCAACGCATCGAAATTGGTGATGAGCGAGAATTGCGAGAAGGTTTACCAATGAAGCCAGGGGTGTTAGATTTGCTTTATACACTTAGTGACTTGGGTGTGGTGATTGCATTAGCTACGGGGACGGCTCACACTAGAGCGATGCGACGGTTAAAAAATGCTGGTATTAATCAATACTTTACCACAATTGTGACGAGTGCAGATGTTGCTGAGGGCAAACCAGCACCAGATATTTTTCTGGAAGTTAGTCGCAGGCTGAATGTTGAGCCTGTGCAGTGTGTGGTTTTTGAAGATTCATTTGTGGGGGTGGAAGCTGCTTTTCAGGCGGGGATGTGTCCGATTATGGTTCCTGATATCGAACAGCCATCTGCGGAAATTAGACGTTTGGCTTATCGTGTGTTGGACTCTCTGGAAGAAACCAGGGAATTATTACCAGAATTATTTGGAGAACCCATTAAAAATTAA